Proteins co-encoded in one Arachis hypogaea cultivar Tifrunner chromosome 13, arahy.Tifrunner.gnm2.J5K5, whole genome shotgun sequence genomic window:
- the LOC112733194 gene encoding uncharacterized protein: MGKKRKSVATRLDEVDRTMYSTFCTTANSLSHLYTHAMNQQKLSFQAGERHALEKMYQWIIRQQQEGTRVTTGDIVAQLQNELEFGAEESPVSPRQPLHQQNTQAAMHANFGVSVPSNAFTATLVGQGMRSAQPDQQPKNSVFSNALSSPIRRSLQPYHLAQGSCPSSNLMSSGNGTRNSEITYPSGQNRDTNSSNSSDCMDMHADDSPSHDFPY; the protein is encoded by the exons ATGGGGAAGAAGAGGAAGTCGGTGGCCACGCGCCTCGACGAGGTGGATCGGACCATGTACTCCACCTTCTGCACCACCGCTAACTCCCTCTCCCATCTCTACACCCACGCCATGAACCAACAGAAACTCTCTTTCCAAGCCGGTGAACGCCACGCTCTC GAGAAGATGTATCAATGGATTATTAGACAACAGCAAGAAGGAACAAGGGTGACCACTGGTGATATAGTTGCTCAGTTGCAG AATGAGCTTGAATTTGGAGCAGAGGAGTCACCGGTGTCTCCAAGGCAGCCACTCCATCAACAGAACACTCAGGCTGCAATGCACGCTAATTTTGGTGTGTCCGTACCCTCTAATGCATTTACAGCTACTCTTGTGGGACAGGGAATGAGAAGTGCGCAACCTGATCAACAACCAAAGAACTCTGTGTTCTCAAATGCACTCTCTAGCCCCATTCGCCGCAGCCTTCAGCCGTACCATCTGGCACAGGGGAGCTGCCCTTCAAGTAATCTCATGTCATCCGGGAATGGAACCCGAAACAGTGAGATTACTTATCCTAGCGGCCAGAACCGGGATACAAATTCTTCCAACTCCAGTGATTGCATGGACATGCATGCTGATGATAGTCCCAGCCATGATTTTCCATATTGA
- the LOC140177713 gene encoding uncharacterized protein, whose amino-acid sequence MAPNVVDVANALANEVPFEEPSFMRVLDLDAMHVPEFPEYMSAEIPIVADDEFVVGMEFSSREAVIKAMKEYIIRRSVDYRVYESESLTFYAKCTQYGLGCDWLVKVSMISRKHCWVIRRYNGSHTCTRATISQDHSKLDSVTIVEFIKPLVEANPSLKVKSVIAEMQSKFNYTVDGTHLYGNYKACLLVTVSQDGNNNIVPIAFAIVEGETSDAWHFFLSNLRQHVTRDSVGQISDRHEFINAAVARSNGAWSPPRAFHMFCIRHIESNFLRKFKVPYLQKLVVNTGYSRMVREYEVHYQRLQERGEAYSNWLDRISREQFALAFDGGYRWSHMTTNLVECINSVLKGARNLPITSLVKATFYRLNELFTRKRAEAEARINAGHVFSEVVTSKLPANQLGSENIQVSCFDRQNEVFEVREMPSGLQYAVDLRQQRCDCGEFQVDRLPCRHIFACCANQRLDWQVYVHDVYKMDQVRRVYRARFRPLGNPTTWPAYNGPRFVPNLFLRRVTKGRPRMTRFLNEMDTRILRRPRRCRQCGAKRHSHSRCRQTAGANADRDAQ is encoded by the exons ATGGCTCCAAATGTGGTGGACGTTGCAAATGCACTCGCAAACGAGGTtccgtttgaggagccatctttcATGCGAGTTTTGGATTTGGATGCCATGCATGTTCCGGAGTTTCCAGAATATATGAGTGCAG AAATTCCTATTGTCGCAGATGATGAGTTTGTCGTTGGGATGGAATTCAGTTCCAGAGAAGCTGTTATTAAGGCAATGAAAGAGTATATCATTCGAAGAAGTGTAGACTACCGGGTGTATGAGTCGGAGTcgttgacattttatgccaagtgtacacagtatgggTTAGGGTGTGATTGGCTTGTCAAGGTTAGCATGATCAGCAGGAAGCactgttgggttataaggaggtataatggtagtcacacCTGTACCAGAGCCACCATTTCTCAGGATCATTCTAAGCTGGATTCGGTCACAATTGTAGAATTCATCAAGCCGTTGGTCGAGGCTAACCCCTCGTTAAAGGTAAAATCAGTTATTGCAGAAATGCAGTCGAAGTTCAACTACACC GTGGATGGGACTCACTTGTATGGAAATTATAAGGCTTGTCTGTTAGTGACAGTTTCACAGGATGGCAACAACAACATCGTCCCCATTGCGTTTGCTattgtggagggagagacttctgatgcgTGGCACTTTTTCCTCAGTAACCTGCGACAACATGTCACTCGGGATAGTGTGGGGCAGATATCCGACCGACACGAATTCATCAATGCAGCAGTGGCACGCAGTAACGGAGCTTGGTCACCTCCCAGAGCTTTCCACatgttttgcatcaggcatatagagtcgAATTTTCTGAGAAAATTCAAGGTACCGTACCTACAAAAACTGGTCGTCAATACAG GTTATTCACGGATGGTGCGCGAGTACGAAGTGCATTATCAGCGTTTACAAGAACGGGGCGAGGCTTACAGTAACTGGTTAGACCGAATTTCCCGCGAACAGTTTGCGTTGGCATTTGATGGTGGCTATCGATGGAGCCACATGACGACGAACCTAGTAGAATGCATCAACTCAGTAttgaagggtgcacgcaatctACCCATTACTTCTCTTGTCAAGGCAACATTCTACAGACTTAACGAGTTGTTCACCCGAAAAAGAGCCGAGGCGGAAGCACGGATTAATGCTGGACATGTTTTTTCGGAAGTCGTGACCTCAAAGTTGCCTGCAAACCAGCTAGGATCAGAAAACATCCAAGTCAGTTGCTTTGACCGGCAAAATGAGGTCTTTGAGGTGCGTGAGATGCCAAGTGGACTACAATATGCTGTCGACCTCCGGCAACAACGATGTGACTGTGGTGAGTTCCAAGTGGACCGGCTTCCTTGTCGCCATATATTTGCATGTTGTGCAAATCAACGACTAGATTGGCAAGTTTATGTCCATGATGTGTATAAGATGGACCAGGTTCGACGGGTGTACCGAGCCAGGTTTAGGCCACTGGGGAATCCTACTACATGGCCCGCTTACAATGGACCTCGCTTCGTACCGAATCTGTTCCTGAGACGCGTAACCAAAGGTCGCCCTAGGATGACAcgcttcttgaatgagatggatacGCGAATACTACGTCGCCCCAGGCGATGTAGACAATGTGGGGCTAAGAGACACAGCCATAGCAGATGCCGTCAGACAGCTGGTGCAAATGCTGACAGAGATGCTCAGTAG